Proteins found in one Triticum urartu cultivar G1812 chromosome 4, Tu2.1, whole genome shotgun sequence genomic segment:
- the LOC125554524 gene encoding WAT1-related protein At5g64700-like produces MAMFAMESVMLPASMVLVQLFSILLVLLSKLALNTGMRPFVLLAYRNLIGAAVIAPLTFVFERKKAKIPNLIEWGWISMNATSGVILAMGLYYYGLRGTNATYSVVFLNLIPIVTSVVAILLRAEKLVFRKWHGKMKFLGIVTCVGGTMVVSLYKGKMLHHPWPTHLLRSHTQAAAAPAAHHNMVIGTLFLCGSCLGYAFWFIIQVKLAKVFPSRYWVATLTCLSGSLQAFVIGILIDPHTSAWRLKWDLQLLTIVYSGVFNTGVALVLMSWAVKRRGPIYPSMFNSLAMVATVIMDSTLLGTSIFLGSMIGTVLVIVGLYAFLWGKGKELQEAISLTKNAGENEDPGDGGEHGEPVLEVRHRGDEIA; encoded by the exons ATGGCCATGTTCGCGATGGAGAGCGTCATGCTGCCGGCGAGCATGGTGCTGGTGCAGCTCTTCTCGATCTTGCTAGTGCTTCTCTCCAAGCTCGCCCTCAACACCGGCATGCGGCCCTTCGTCCTCCTCGCCTACCGGAACCTCATCGGCGCCGCCGTCATCGCGCCCCTCACCTTCGTCTTCGAGAG GAAAAAAGCGAAAATCCCAAACCTCATAGAGtggggctggatttccatgaatGCCACATCCGG GGTTATCCTGGCAATGGGGCTGTACTACTATGGACTGCGCGGCACCAACGCCACCTACTCCGTCGTCTTCCTCAACCTCATCCCCATCGTCACCTCCGTGGTTGCCATCCTACTCCG GGCAGAGAAGTTGGTATTCAGGAAGTGGCATGGAAAGATGAAGTTCTTGGGCATCGTGACCTGTGTCGGGGGAACAATGGTGGTCAGCCTCTACAAGGGCAAGATGTTGCACCATCCTTGGCCGACCCACCTGCTGAGGTCCCATACTCAGGCGGCCGCAGCTCCGGCAGCTCACCACAACATGGTCATCGGCACATTGTTCCTTTGCGGTAGCTGCCTCGGATATGCCTTCTGGTTCATCATACAG GTTAAGCTTGCCAAGGTATTCCCATCTAGGTACTGGGTGGCGACGCTGACGTGTCTGTCGGGAAGCCTGCAAGCATTCGTCATCGGCATCCTCATCGACCCTCACACGTCCGCATGGAGGCTCAAGTGGGACCTGCAGCTCCTAACCATTGTCTACTCG GGGGTATTCAACACCGGTGTTGCATTGGTCCTCATGTCGTGGGCGGTGAAGCGCCGTGGGCCCATCTACCCCTCCATGTTTAATTCCCTCGCGATGGTAGCGACGGTGATCATGGACTCGACACTGCTTGGCACCAGCATCTTCTTAGGCAG CATGATAGGGACGGTGTTGGTCATTGTGGGGCTATACGCATTTCTGTGGGGGAAAGGGAAGGAGTTGCAGGAAGCTATATCGCTAACGAAGAACGCCGGTGAGAATGAAGACCCTGGAGACGGTGGTGAGCATGGTGAGCCAGTGTTGGAGGTGCGTCATCGCGGCGATGAAATAGCATAG